A window of the Lactuca sativa cultivar Salinas chromosome 5, Lsat_Salinas_v11, whole genome shotgun sequence genome harbors these coding sequences:
- the LOC111877924 gene encoding pentatricopeptide repeat-containing protein At2g15820, chloroplastic, with amino-acid sequence MNSSSKQLVGLGSALDKLIRSSSLHDHIPTVYLLHTRQGFPAQRPKEMQLSTTSRELSPFIFPLSSIPSPGKSYTTPMRTALSLLRSLSTSLPRHHRRYLLIQRTFPLFKPHVVNPPRISLFCTRSAEQSSVSNFVEQLAGEDENLDFDKDNEVFNFDASFVSNVDSKNKHLSPSLDVKELDELPEQWRRSKLAWLCKELPAHKPATLIRILNAQRKWVNQEDMTYVAVHCMRIRENETGFRVYKWMMQQHWFRFDFSLATKLADYMGKERKYLKCREIFDDIINHGLIPTEYTFHILIISYLSSSNRGCLDEAFAIYNRMIQLGGYSPRLSLHNSLFKALLTQPEDSSKHYLHQAEFIFHQMVTSGFKIHKDIYSGLIWLHSHQDKIDKERITSLRAEMELSGFDETKEVLISILRACSKEGDINEAEKTWEKLLNITPTIPSQAFVYKMEVYSRIGEHMKSFEVFRGMQEQLGSASIAGFHKIIEILCKSNSHELAESVMKEFIESGKKTLMPPFLDLMNMYLTLRMHDRLEYTFLQSLEKCPPNRTLYNIYLKSLVDSMNLQKAEKTLREMQSHEAVGVDTESCNTILRGYLDGKEYAKAEKIYTLMKEKKFHIEPDLIENLEHVLSSNEEAVKNPVILKLSKEQREALVGLLLGGVQIESDEKGKNHTLVFKFNEDSGVHKVLKRHISYEYHEWLDSSNEQFTTIPHSYFGFYADQFWPQGQPAIPKLIHRWLSPRVLAYWYMYGGYKTSSGDILLKVKGSEDGVDRIVKTLQKKSLTCKVKRKGRVFWIGLLGSNSEWFWKLVDPYIVRDLKDVLKPGNIASDLKEEAQNVEFDRSDSDYSEDDIL; translated from the exons ATGAACTCGTCGTCTAAACAGCTGGTCGGGCTTGGGTCAGCCCTTGATAAACTAATTCGAAGCTCGAGCCTTCATGACCATATCCCCACCGTTTATCTTCTTCACACCCGCCAAGGATTCCCAGCACAAAGACCCAAGGAGATGCAACTGAGCACCACCAGTCGGGAGCTATCACCGTTCATCTTTCCTCTCTCTTCTATTCCCTCCCCTGGTAAAAGCTACACGACACCCATGCGCACAGCCTTATCCCTCCTCCGCTCTCTTTCTACCTCCCTCCCTCGCCACCACCGCCGTTATCTCCTCATCCAACGCACTTTCCCCCTCTTTAAACCCCATGTTGTAAACCCACCTCGAATTTCACTATTTTGTACTCGTTCCGCGGAACAGTCATCTGTCAGTAATTTCGTCGAGCAATTGGCGGGCGAAGACGAAAACTTGGATTTTGATAAAGATAACGAAGTTTTTAACTTCGATGCCTCTTTCGTGTCGAATGTTGATTCCAAGAATAAACATTTATCTCCGTCTCTTGATGTGAAAGAGTTGGATGAGCTGCCTGAACAGTGGAGGAGGTCTAAGTTGGCGTGGTTGTGTAAGGAGCTCCCCGCGCATAAGCCTGCTACGCTTATTAGAATACTGAATGCTCAGCGGAAGTGGGTTAATCAAGAAGATATGACTTATGTAGCTGTCCATTGTATGCGGATTCGTGAAAATGAGACTGGGTTTAGG GTCTACAAATGGATGATGCAACAGCACTGGTTTCGTTTTGATTTCTCTCTTGCTACGAAGCTAGCAGATTACATGGGCAAGGAGCGAAAATACTTGAAATGTAGAGAGATATTCGATGATATAATCAATCACGGACTAATCCCTACAGAATACACCTTCCATATTCTCATAATCTCCTACCTTAGTTCATCAAATCGTGGTTGTTTAGATGAAGCATTTGCAATCTACAATCGAATGATTCAATTAGGAGGTTATAGTCCCCGCCTCAGCCTGCACAATTCTCTTTTCAAAGCACTTCTAACTCAGCCTGAGGACTCTTCAAAACACTATCTTCATCAAGCAGAATTCATATTTCATCAAATGGTAACATCTGGATTCAAGATTCATAAAGATATCTACAGTGGGCTTATTTGGCTTCATAGCCATCAAGATAAGATAGATAAAGAAAGAATCACATCACTAAGAGCCGAGATGGAGTTATCTGGATTTGATGAGACCAAAGAAGTGCTTATCTCTATTTTGAGAGCTTGTTCAAAAGAAGGGGATATAAATGAAGCCGAAAAGACATGGGAAAAGCTTCTTAATATCACTCCCACAATTCCCTCTCAAGCTTTTGTGTATAAAATGGAAGTCTATTCAAGAATTGGAGAACATATGAAATCATTCGAGGTATTTAGAGGCATGCAAGAACAATTAGGTTCAGCCAGCATTGCAGGATTTCATAAAATCATAGAAATTTTGTGTAAATCAAACTCTCATGAGCTTGCAGAATCTGTCATGAAAGAATTCATCGAAAGTGGTAAAAAGACATTAATGCCCCCGTTTCTTGATTTAATGAACATGTATTTAACATTACGCATGCACGATAGGTTGGAGTATACTTTCCTTCAGTCCCTTGAGAAATGTCCTCCTAATCGTACCCTTTACAATATATATCTCAAATCACTTGTAGATTCTATGAATTTACAAAAAGCAGAAAAGACACTACGCGAAATGCAAAGTCATGAGGCTGTGGGTGTTGACACTGAATCTTGCAACACCATTTTAAGAGGGTATTTAGATGGTAAAGAGTATGCAAAAGCAGAAAAGATTTATACTTTAATGAAGGAGAAAAAGTTTCACATTGAACCCGATTTGATTGAGAATCTTGAACATGTTTTGAGTTCGAATGAAGAAGCTGTTAAGAACCCTGTAATCTTGAAGCTTAGTAAAGAACAACGAGAAGCTTTGGTGGGATTACTATTGGGTGGTGTACAGATTGAATCAGATGAAAAAGGAAAGAATCATACACTTGTTTTCAAGTTCAATGAGGACTCTGGTGTACATAAGGTGTTAAAGAGACATATTTCCTATGAGTACCATGAGTGGTTGGATTCATCTAATGAACAGTTTACCACTATACCCCACTCTTATTTTGGGTTTTATGCAGACCAGTTTTGGCCACAGGGGCAACCTGCAATTCCTAAATTAATCCATAGGTGGTTATCACCTCGGGTTCTTGCATATTGGTACATGTATGGGGGTTACAAGACATCATCTGGAGATATTTTATTAAAGGTCAAAGGAAGTGAAGATGGAGTTGACCGAATTGTTAAAACCTTACAGAAAAAGTCTTTGACTTGTAAGGTCAAACGCAAGGGGAGAGTGTTTTGGATAGGTTTACTTGGAAGCAATTCAGAATGGTTTTGGAAATTGGTGGATCCATATATTGTTAGGGATTTGAAAGATGTTTTAAAACCAGGGAACATAGCATCAGATCTAAAGGAAGAAGCCCAAAATGTTGAGTTTGATAGAAGTGATTCTGATTATAGTGAAGATGACATCTTGTAG